From one Thalassospira lucentensis genomic stretch:
- a CDS encoding penicillin-binding protein activator, with the protein MGFPKRHPLQNLDGNSAWCRVARRTASVVVLSLGLAACSGTTSITDLLGMQRDGAPVETANNPANDPTRAPDQGLLTDANPWPGDSALPEGEGQEILTLYNDEAALNEKRVALLLPLSGPNEELGRAMRHAAELAMFDIAGDDFVLMPIDTAGTYQGGQAAAHQAINAGAKMILGPLFAESVSGASEIAKAAGVPVIAFSNNQRVAESGVWVNGFVPEDQIARASGYATTQGKYRFAALLPQNDYGRQIAGALQGIVSRVGGSLGRVAFYAPGSENLEQTIRDFANYDARRANLRARKRELQADGSAASQRALKRLEGVDTLGELDFDALILPATGGELRQVSALLAYFDIDSSEVQFIGTFGWNDPGLFSEPALKGGIFAAPDPENWKLFSDRFERTFGEQPPRISSLAYDSAALAAVLSRDSGDMTRDAVTNANGFVGVDGIFRLTAQGRSERGYAVMQIQPDGAKVVAPAPAAFDQVF; encoded by the coding sequence GTGGGTTTTCCGAAACGTCATCCGTTGCAGAATCTGGACGGGAATTCGGCATGGTGCCGGGTCGCGCGCCGGACGGCATCTGTGGTGGTCCTTTCGCTGGGGCTTGCGGCATGCAGTGGCACCACGAGTATCACGGACCTGTTGGGCATGCAACGGGATGGGGCACCTGTAGAAACGGCAAATAACCCTGCAAACGACCCGACCAGGGCCCCTGATCAGGGGCTTCTGACGGACGCAAACCCTTGGCCGGGCGATTCTGCCCTGCCTGAGGGAGAGGGTCAGGAAATACTGACACTTTATAACGACGAGGCGGCATTGAATGAAAAGCGCGTCGCGCTTTTGCTGCCATTATCAGGTCCCAACGAGGAACTGGGGCGCGCCATGCGTCATGCGGCAGAACTGGCGATGTTTGACATTGCCGGTGACGATTTCGTCCTTATGCCGATTGATACGGCAGGAACGTATCAGGGCGGACAGGCCGCAGCCCATCAGGCGATCAATGCCGGTGCGAAAATGATCCTTGGGCCGCTCTTTGCCGAATCGGTTAGTGGTGCCAGTGAAATCGCCAAAGCTGCCGGTGTTCCGGTGATTGCGTTTTCAAACAATCAGCGGGTTGCCGAAAGCGGTGTGTGGGTTAACGGATTTGTCCCAGAAGACCAGATCGCACGTGCTTCCGGGTATGCAACCACGCAAGGCAAATATCGTTTTGCGGCTTTGTTACCGCAAAACGATTATGGCAGACAAATCGCAGGTGCCCTTCAGGGGATTGTTTCGCGGGTCGGGGGCAGCCTAGGTCGGGTCGCGTTCTATGCACCGGGTTCCGAGAATCTGGAACAGACGATCCGCGATTTTGCCAATTACGATGCACGCCGTGCAAACTTGCGGGCACGCAAGCGCGAATTGCAGGCAGATGGTTCGGCAGCGTCCCAGCGTGCATTAAAGCGGCTCGAAGGTGTCGACACACTGGGCGAACTTGACTTCGATGCGTTGATCCTTCCGGCGACCGGCGGAGAGTTAAGGCAGGTCTCTGCCCTTCTGGCGTATTTCGATATCGATAGTTCCGAAGTACAGTTCATCGGAACATTCGGTTGGAACGATCCGGGGCTTTTTTCGGAGCCGGCACTTAAGGGCGGTATCTTTGCTGCACCGGATCCGGAAAACTGGAAACTGTTCTCGGACCGTTTCGAGCGGACATTTGGAGAACAACCGCCGCGCATTTCAAGCCTTGCCTATGACAGCGCAGCCTTGGCCGCAGTATTATCGCGCGATTCTGGTGACATGACCCGCGATGCCGTTACCAACGCCAATGGCTTTGTCGGGGTGGATGGCATTTTCCGTCTCACAGCACAGGGGCGTTCGGAACGCGGTTATGCTGTGATGCAGATCCAGCCTGACGGTGCCAAAGTTGTTGCACCGGCACCCGCGGCATTTGATCAGGTCTTCTGA
- the rsmI gene encoding 16S rRNA (cytidine(1402)-2'-O)-methyltransferase → MPLSSGLYLVATPIGNLGDITFRALDILKRADIILCEDTRTSGKLLSRYGVKTKRIAYHEHNAAKMRPEIMDRLGKGQALALISDAGTPLINDPGYKLVRDCKTEGFNVTAAPGASSPIVALVLSGLPSDHFFYAGFLPPKTSARKKELTRFSGIPGSLIFLESPKRLAGSLADMAEMLGDAREAAVARELTKMFEEVRTETLGNLAAHYAAEGAPKGEIVVIIGPQNERDAEPDADDIDARLVELLKTLRTKEAAEQVAKETGLKKRDLYNRALELSKPSGA, encoded by the coding sequence TTGCCACTTTCATCAGGTCTTTATCTTGTCGCTACTCCAATCGGTAATTTGGGCGATATTACGTTTCGTGCGCTCGATATCCTTAAACGTGCCGATATTATCCTGTGCGAAGACACCAGAACGTCTGGCAAATTACTGTCGCGATATGGCGTAAAAACCAAGCGGATCGCCTATCACGAACATAATGCAGCCAAAATGCGCCCCGAAATCATGGACCGCCTTGGCAAGGGACAGGCGCTTGCCCTGATTTCCGATGCAGGAACGCCGCTGATCAATGATCCCGGCTATAAACTGGTACGTGATTGCAAGACCGAGGGCTTTAACGTCACGGCAGCCCCTGGGGCTTCATCACCGATTGTCGCCCTTGTTTTATCCGGCCTGCCCAGTGACCACTTCTTTTACGCTGGCTTTCTGCCGCCCAAAACATCAGCCCGCAAAAAGGAACTGACACGCTTTTCCGGTATACCCGGGAGCCTGATCTTTCTTGAAAGTCCCAAACGGCTGGCTGGCAGTCTTGCCGATATGGCCGAAATGCTGGGTGATGCGCGCGAAGCCGCTGTCGCCCGTGAACTGACCAAGATGTTCGAGGAAGTCCGGACAGAAACACTTGGCAATCTGGCTGCTCATTACGCTGCCGAGGGTGCACCCAAGGGTGAAATCGTTGTGATCATCGGCCCGCAGAACGAACGGGATGCCGAGCCCGATGCTGACGACATTGATGCGCGTCTGGTCGAACTGTTGAAAACCTTGCGAACAAAAGAAGCTGCCGAACAGGTTGCCAAAGAGACCGGCTTGAAAAAGCGTGACCTTTATAATCGTGCGCTTGAGCTTTCCAAACCATCCGGAGCATAG
- a CDS encoding YraN family protein: MKSGRTAHNAGIYERRKAERAGRRAEWVCTLWLRLCGYRILATRFRCPVGEIDIIAQKGNLIAAVEVKNRRNIDDALNALRPKQQQRIARALSTFAKRIDHHGDLRFDIIAISNRWRLKHLKNVWML, encoded by the coding sequence ATGAAATCCGGTCGGACTGCCCACAACGCAGGAATATATGAACGACGCAAGGCCGAAAGAGCCGGAAGACGCGCAGAATGGGTATGTACCTTGTGGCTCAGACTATGCGGTTACCGCATTCTTGCAACCCGGTTTCGCTGCCCGGTCGGGGAGATCGATATTATCGCCCAAAAGGGCAATCTGATCGCCGCTGTCGAGGTTAAAAATCGCCGCAACATTGACGATGCACTGAATGCATTGCGCCCCAAGCAGCAACAGCGCATCGCCCGTGCGCTTTCAACTTTCGCCAAACGAATCGACCATCATGGCGATCTGCGTTTTGACATCATTGCAATCAGCAACAGGTGGCGTCTCAAGCACCTCAAAAATGTGTGGATGTTGTAG
- a CDS encoding DUF2000 family protein, translated as MFDTKVAIVLRNDLKNWQLLNVTAFLMSGIVAQHPDIIGEPYIDRDKNIYNPLSRQPAIVLTADQDTIAKVHRRALERGVTTSLYVEEMFSTGHDAANREVFGQFSPDDAKVVGIALRAEKRVADKIIKGAKMHP; from the coding sequence ATGTTTGATACCAAAGTCGCCATTGTTCTTCGCAACGATCTGAAAAATTGGCAATTGCTGAATGTCACGGCCTTTTTGATGAGCGGCATCGTTGCCCAGCACCCCGATATTATCGGGGAACCCTATATTGATCGCGACAAGAATATTTATAATCCCTTGTCCCGACAGCCAGCCATCGTTTTGACAGCGGATCAGGATACAATCGCAAAGGTTCATCGTCGCGCACTGGAACGCGGCGTGACCACATCGCTTTATGTAGAGGAAATGTTTTCCACCGGGCACGACGCCGCCAATCGGGAAGTTTTTGGCCAGTTTTCGCCAGATGATGCAAAGGTTGTGGGAATTGCTCTGCGGGCGGAAAAACGGGTGGCGGATAAAATCATCAAGGGTGCGAAAATGCATCCCTGA
- a CDS encoding AraC family transcriptional regulator produces the protein MQNAVDQTVSDGLERLCKSRERFISAAPLPGIERMEALFFGNMFAPHRHDTYALGITMQGVQTFNYRGSFRASQPGNVIVLHPDELHDGGAGTDDGLRYRMLYLEPSLLRQGLGAETASLPFVSDPVIADPELASTLASVLAHLDEDVDPLLIDQFVSDIASGLARHAKGPVKPVGLLALDRMERARRYLEDNFDRAVQSDELEEVTGLDRYRLIRQFRACFATTPYRYLIMRRLQKARSLITLCHPLVDIAGETGFADQSHLNRHFKRAFGVTPGRWAELTCEKSH, from the coding sequence ATGCAAAATGCTGTAGACCAAACCGTATCGGACGGTCTTGAACGTTTGTGCAAATCGCGCGAACGCTTCATTTCTGCAGCCCCGCTTCCGGGAATTGAACGAATGGAAGCCCTTTTTTTTGGCAATATGTTTGCGCCACACCGGCACGATACCTATGCATTGGGTATAACCATGCAGGGGGTTCAGACTTTCAATTATCGTGGTTCTTTCCGTGCCAGCCAGCCAGGCAACGTGATTGTCCTGCATCCCGACGAACTTCATGACGGGGGCGCAGGAACCGATGACGGCTTGCGTTACCGGATGCTTTATCTTGAACCATCATTGCTCCGTCAGGGACTTGGCGCTGAGACGGCTTCGCTGCCTTTTGTTTCAGATCCGGTGATTGCCGACCCGGAACTGGCTTCTACTCTGGCCTCAGTGCTGGCTCATCTTGATGAAGATGTCGATCCGCTGCTGATAGATCAATTTGTCTCTGACATTGCCTCCGGTCTCGCGCGTCATGCCAAAGGGCCCGTCAAGCCTGTGGGTCTTCTGGCGCTGGACCGTATGGAACGGGCCAGACGATATCTCGAAGATAATTTTGATCGAGCCGTGCAATCAGATGAGCTTGAAGAGGTCACCGGGCTTGATCGATATCGCCTGATCCGCCAATTCCGCGCCTGTTTTGCAACAACACCGTATCGGTATCTGATTATGCGTCGTCTGCAAAAAGCGCGCTCGCTGATTACCCTTTGCCATCCGTTGGTAGATATCGCGGGTGAAACGGGGTTTGCCGATCAAAGCCACCTTAACCGGCATTTCAAACGTGCCTTTGGTGTCACACCCGGTCGCTGGGCGGAACTCACATGCGAAAAAAGTCATTAA
- a CDS encoding BON domain-containing protein, whose protein sequence is MTSLSRILRRSKDRVVKVRHYIAQAGPALVIVAILPLAGCTSLAIGAGATAGVAAMQERGFGGAVSDTAITAEIWQKFLAEDENLFRRIEIEVVEGEVLLAGTVDNTESELKAVELAWQANGVNRVINEITVGQGSSLMDNASDLLITTRIKTALMFDTDVYAINYSIETINGTVHIMGIAQSEHERNLVIAHARGTSYVRRVVSHVRLKDDPQRQRT, encoded by the coding sequence ATGACATCACTGTCACGCATATTGCGACGGTCAAAAGACCGTGTTGTTAAAGTCAGACATTATATCGCGCAAGCCGGACCGGCTCTGGTAATCGTTGCCATTTTGCCGCTTGCCGGATGCACATCACTTGCGATTGGTGCTGGCGCAACCGCCGGTGTGGCGGCCATGCAGGAACGGGGGTTTGGCGGGGCAGTCAGTGATACCGCCATCACTGCCGAAATCTGGCAAAAGTTTCTCGCAGAAGATGAAAACCTGTTTCGCCGGATCGAAATCGAAGTGGTCGAAGGTGAGGTGTTGCTGGCAGGTACAGTTGACAACACCGAGAGCGAATTGAAAGCCGTCGAACTGGCTTGGCAAGCCAACGGAGTAAACCGGGTCATCAATGAGATCACTGTTGGGCAAGGCAGCAGTCTGATGGACAATGCCAGCGATCTTCTGATCACGACCCGCATTAAAACCGCCCTGATGTTTGACACAGACGTCTATGCGATTAACTACAGTATCGAAACCATCAATGGTACTGTCCACATTATGGGCATTGCGCAAAGCGAACATGAACGGAATCTTGTTATCGCCCATGCTCGCGGTACCAGTTATGTCAGGCGCGTCGTCAGTCATGTGCGGCTGAAAGACGACCCGCAACGCCAGAGGACCTGA
- a CDS encoding transglutaminase-like domain-containing protein — protein MLDRISDDVHDRIAALCEKAGADDQSHPSVDIIVQALQDIIPGTYQFQGDAENYDDIANADLMAVIDRKRGLPVALALLYIHAVKRCQIEITGIDFPGHFLLRLQSGGARKMIDPFHGGITLGSAELRELLKAFQGLDAELQPGHYREASDIAILLRLQNNIKVRALRQGELALAARVIDSSLLIAPDHDGLWHQLGALYARLHEDEKALHAFTQFVGLCKDPMHRARISAVIEELRDRLGHGTSNQKNDSRNTTNSDALVQLYPVRPQNADHKYPSDTPDPSQP, from the coding sequence TTGCTTGATAGGATTTCTGACGATGTCCATGACCGAATCGCCGCCCTATGTGAAAAAGCCGGTGCGGATGATCAAAGCCATCCATCAGTCGATATTATCGTGCAGGCATTGCAGGACATTATTCCCGGCACTTATCAGTTTCAAGGCGACGCGGAAAATTATGACGATATCGCCAATGCCGATCTGATGGCGGTCATTGATCGCAAACGTGGTTTGCCGGTTGCACTCGCCCTGCTTTACATACATGCGGTAAAGCGCTGCCAGATCGAGATTACCGGTATTGATTTTCCCGGTCATTTTCTTCTTCGCCTGCAATCTGGTGGTGCCCGAAAAATGATCGATCCGTTCCACGGGGGCATTACGCTGGGATCGGCTGAACTGCGCGAATTGCTCAAAGCATTTCAGGGGCTGGACGCGGAATTGCAACCCGGCCATTACCGCGAAGCATCCGACATCGCAATATTGTTACGACTTCAAAACAACATAAAGGTTCGGGCGCTTCGGCAGGGCGAATTGGCCTTGGCAGCACGTGTTATCGACAGCAGCCTACTGATCGCACCCGACCATGACGGGCTTTGGCATCAGCTCGGTGCGCTTTATGCCCGGTTGCATGAAGATGAAAAAGCACTCCATGCCTTCACACAGTTCGTTGGGCTGTGCAAGGACCCGATGCATCGGGCGCGGATCAGTGCCGTTATCGAAGAATTGCGTGATCGTCTCGGTCATGGAACTTCAAACCAAAAAAACGATAGCAGGAACACGACGAATTCGGATGCACTGGTGCAACTGTATCCGGTTCGCCCGCAAAATGCGGACCACAAATATCCGTCAGACACCCCCGACCCCAGCCAGCCATAA
- a CDS encoding adenosine kinase: protein MSDTKFDVVGIGNAIVDVLAHCKEEDLGRLNLVKNAMTLIDAETADSLYAQMGPGLEMSGGSAGNTMAGIAALGGKGAYIGKVRNDQLGEVFSHDIRAMGVSFNSTPATSGSPTARCLIFVTPDGHRTMNTFLGACTELGPDDIDAELIASAKITYMEGYLWDRPEAKEAFIKAAKIAHEAGRQVSISLSDSFCVDRHRNSFRDLVHNHIDVLFANEDEIKSLYEVDTFEEALAEVRVHCKVAALTRSEKGSVIVSGDEVIEVHAEPVAHVVDTTGAGDLFASGFLYGYTRGDDLATCGRLGSISAAEVISHMGARPDADLKELVAKTL, encoded by the coding sequence ATGAGTGACACCAAATTCGACGTCGTCGGGATCGGCAATGCCATTGTCGACGTCCTTGCCCATTGCAAGGAAGAAGACCTTGGCCGTTTGAACCTCGTAAAGAACGCCATGACCCTGATCGATGCCGAAACTGCCGACAGCCTTTACGCCCAGATGGGCCCGGGCCTTGAAATGTCAGGTGGATCTGCGGGCAATACCATGGCAGGCATTGCTGCTCTTGGTGGCAAAGGTGCCTATATTGGTAAAGTACGTAACGATCAGCTTGGCGAAGTTTTCAGCCACGATATCCGCGCCATGGGGGTTTCCTTCAACTCGACCCCGGCCACATCCGGCTCACCGACGGCACGCTGCCTGATCTTCGTTACGCCGGACGGGCACCGCACCATGAACACCTTCCTCGGCGCATGCACGGAACTTGGTCCGGATGATATCGATGCCGAACTGATCGCATCGGCCAAGATTACCTATATGGAAGGTTATCTTTGGGATCGTCCGGAAGCCAAGGAAGCCTTTATCAAGGCAGCCAAGATTGCCCATGAAGCTGGCCGTCAGGTTTCAATCAGCCTGTCTGATTCCTTCTGCGTTGATCGCCATCGCAATTCATTCCGCGACCTAGTTCACAATCATATCGACGTGCTGTTTGCCAACGAAGACGAGATCAAATCGCTTTATGAAGTCGATACCTTTGAAGAGGCTCTCGCCGAAGTTCGCGTCCATTGCAAGGTCGCAGCCCTGACCCGCAGCGAAAAGGGTTCCGTCATCGTCTCGGGTGACGAAGTCATCGAAGTCCATGCCGAACCGGTTGCCCATGTCGTCGATACCACTGGCGCAGGTGACCTTTTTGCATCGGGTTTCCTCTATGGCTACACCCGCGGTGATGATCTCGCGACCTGTGGTCGCCTCGGTTCGATCTCCGCAGCCGAGGTAATTTCACACATGGGCGCACGCCCGGATGCGGACCTCAAGGAACTGGTCGCAAAGACTCTTTGA
- the typA gene encoding translational GTPase TypA — protein sequence MNLRNIAIIAHVDHGKTTLVDAMFRQSGVYRDNQRVDERAMDSNDLERERGITIMAKPTAIQWGDTRINIVDTPGHADFGGEVERILSMVDGVVLLVDSAEGPMPQTKFVLGKALKLGLKPIVIINKIDRPDQRAEEVLDEIFDLFVSLEANDEQLDFPVLYASGRDGWAAEAPEGPKENLTPLMNLVLNYVPAPKAEVDAPFAMIATMLHADNFLGRILTGRVAQGRAKLNMPVKVLRGDGTVETGRLSKLMGFRGLDRVPQEEAVAGDIIAIAGLTDATVADTICSPEVTNPIASQPIDPPTLAMTFSVNNSPLAGQEGDKVTSRMIRARLEREVEGNIAIQLSETADKDAFEVAGRGELQLGVLIETMRREGYELSISRPRVLIKEIDGVLSEPFEEVQVDVDEEFAGAVVEKMSLRKAEMTDMRSSGGGKTRIMFLAPSRGLIGYHGEFLTDTRGTGVMNRVFHSYGPVKGSIAGRRNGVLISNDQGDAVAYALWGLEDRGSMFINPGERVYEGMIIGEHNRNNDLEVNILKGKKLTNVRASGKDDAITLTPPRRMSLEEALAYIQNDELVEVTPQSIRIRKLHLDPNVRKRESRKSESETV from the coding sequence ATGAACTTGCGCAATATCGCCATTATCGCACACGTCGACCATGGCAAAACCACCCTCGTCGACGCGATGTTCCGTCAGTCCGGTGTTTATCGCGACAACCAGCGCGTTGATGAACGTGCGATGGACAGTAACGATCTGGAACGCGAACGCGGCATTACCATCATGGCAAAGCCTACCGCAATTCAGTGGGGCGATACGCGTATCAATATCGTCGATACTCCGGGCCACGCCGATTTCGGTGGTGAAGTCGAACGTATCCTGTCGATGGTTGACGGTGTTGTTCTGTTGGTTGACTCGGCTGAAGGTCCGATGCCGCAGACCAAATTCGTTCTTGGCAAGGCCCTCAAACTCGGTCTGAAGCCAATCGTGATTATCAACAAGATCGACCGTCCGGACCAGCGCGCCGAAGAAGTTCTCGACGAGATTTTCGATCTGTTCGTTTCGCTTGAAGCCAACGACGAACAGCTCGACTTCCCGGTTCTGTACGCATCCGGTCGTGATGGCTGGGCTGCAGAAGCACCGGAAGGCCCGAAAGAGAACCTGACGCCGCTGATGAACCTGGTTCTGAACTATGTTCCGGCGCCGAAGGCGGAAGTTGACGCACCGTTCGCAATGATTGCAACCATGCTGCATGCTGACAACTTCCTTGGCCGTATCCTGACTGGTCGTGTCGCGCAGGGTCGTGCAAAACTGAACATGCCGGTCAAGGTTCTGCGTGGTGATGGCACAGTCGAAACCGGTCGTCTTTCGAAACTGATGGGCTTCCGTGGCCTTGATCGTGTGCCGCAGGAAGAAGCTGTTGCCGGCGACATCATCGCGATTGCCGGCCTGACGGATGCCACCGTTGCCGACACCATCTGCTCGCCAGAAGTCACAAACCCGATCGCAAGCCAGCCGATTGATCCGCCGACCCTTGCGATGACCTTCTCGGTCAACAACTCGCCGCTTGCCGGTCAGGAAGGTGACAAGGTTACCTCGCGTATGATCCGTGCGCGTCTGGAACGTGAAGTCGAAGGCAACATCGCCATTCAGCTTTCCGAAACCGCCGACAAGGATGCCTTTGAGGTTGCCGGTCGTGGTGAACTTCAGCTTGGCGTTCTGATCGAAACCATGCGTCGCGAAGGCTATGAACTGTCGATCTCACGTCCGCGCGTTCTGATCAAGGAGATCGACGGCGTCCTGTCCGAGCCGTTCGAAGAAGTCCAGGTCGATGTTGACGAAGAATTTGCCGGTGCCGTCGTTGAAAAGATGAGCCTGCGCAAAGCCGAAATGACCGACATGCGCTCAAGCGGTGGCGGCAAGACCCGTATCATGTTCCTCGCCCCGTCGCGTGGCCTGATCGGTTATCATGGTGAATTTCTGACCGATACCCGCGGTACCGGCGTGATGAACCGTGTGTTCCATTCCTACGGACCGGTCAAAGGCTCGATCGCTGGTCGTCGTAATGGCGTTCTGATCTCGAACGATCAGGGCGATGCGGTTGCCTATGCTCTTTGGGGTCTGGAAGATCGTGGTTCGATGTTCATCAATCCGGGCGAACGTGTCTATGAAGGCATGATCATTGGCGAACACAACCGTAACAACGACCTTGAAGTCAACATTCTCAAGGGCAAAAAACTGACCAACGTCCGCGCATCGGGCAAGGATGATGCCATCACCCTGACCCCGCCACGTCGTATGTCGCTTGAAGAAGCGCTGGCTTATATCCAGAACGACGAACTGGTCGAAGTTACCCCGCAAAGCATCCGTATTCGCAAGCTGCACCTTGATCCGAACGTGCGCAAACGCGAAAGCCGCAAATCGGAATCCGAAACCGTCTAA
- a CDS encoding AmpG family muropeptide MFS transporter — protein MHNTALRSWGDSFRAFIHPRVITMLFMGLSAGIPILLIFSTLSIWLREAGVERSTVTYFSWAALGYSFKFVWAPLIDRLPFPILYGVLGRRRSWLIAAQCAIISAILWMGFTDPAQNLTIMAFAAVALGFASATQDIVIDAYRIEAADTDLQAMMSSAYIGGYRIGMIVAGAGALTIAGLFEAEGSYEPLAWTIAYGCMALAMGIGVITTLLIREPAVNRTDSKYFHRTSDYGRFLLMFVLTVIAFIIANIYASDLTDPLKTALVENGMIDELASFIAGFLKLAISVAAAILVAWLTTSIGLTPTGMVQETYIAPVKDFIDRYGKAAIVVLALIGLYRIADIVMGVMANVFYTDLGFSKEEIAAVSKTFGLFMTIAGSFLGGLLSVRYGVVRILFLGALLSAITNILFAVMAHLGPNTVMFAGVIMADNLSGGLATAAFIAYLSGLTNISFTAMQYAIFSSIMTLFPKILAGFSGTVVDAVGYSWFFVGTALIGVPVLYLVVLASRMTALNAAEKPEPKPK, from the coding sequence ATGCACAACACCGCTTTGCGCAGTTGGGGTGATTCATTTCGCGCCTTTATCCATCCGCGCGTCATCACCATGCTGTTCATGGGCTTGTCAGCCGGGATTCCAATCCTGCTGATATTTTCCACCCTGTCGATCTGGTTGCGAGAAGCCGGGGTAGAACGTTCAACCGTCACTTATTTCAGTTGGGCGGCCCTTGGCTATTCCTTCAAATTTGTCTGGGCGCCGCTAATTGACCGGCTACCATTCCCTATTTTGTACGGAGTTCTGGGCCGCCGGCGAAGCTGGCTGATTGCTGCCCAATGCGCCATCATAAGTGCCATCCTTTGGATGGGCTTTACCGATCCGGCCCAAAACCTGACCATCATGGCCTTTGCTGCCGTTGCGCTTGGCTTTGCATCTGCAACACAGGATATCGTAATTGACGCTTATCGTATCGAGGCCGCAGACACTGACCTGCAAGCCATGATGAGTTCTGCCTATATCGGTGGCTACCGTATTGGGATGATTGTTGCCGGTGCCGGCGCATTGACCATTGCCGGGTTATTCGAGGCCGAAGGCAGTTATGAACCGTTGGCCTGGACAATTGCCTATGGCTGCATGGCACTCGCGATGGGGATCGGCGTGATCACCACCTTGCTCATTCGCGAACCCGCCGTAAATCGCACTGACAGCAAGTATTTTCATAGAACATCCGATTACGGCCGTTTCCTTTTGATGTTTGTGCTGACCGTGATCGCCTTCATCATCGCCAACATCTATGCCAGCGATCTGACCGATCCGTTGAAAACAGCTTTGGTTGAAAACGGAATGATCGACGAGCTGGCTAGTTTCATCGCAGGATTTCTCAAACTTGCTATCTCGGTCGCTGCCGCGATCCTTGTCGCATGGCTTACCACCAGTATCGGCTTAACCCCAACCGGTATGGTTCAGGAAACCTATATCGCGCCGGTCAAGGATTTTATCGACCGCTATGGCAAAGCCGCGATAGTTGTTCTGGCCCTTATTGGCCTCTATCGGATTGCCGATATCGTTATGGGGGTCATGGCCAATGTTTTCTATACCGATCTGGGGTTTTCCAAGGAAGAAATCGCGGCTGTTTCCAAAACATTTGGCCTGTTCATGACGATTGCCGGCAGCTTCCTTGGCGGCCTACTTTCGGTTCGCTACGGGGTCGTGCGTATCCTGTTCCTTGGTGCACTTCTGTCAGCCATAACCAACATCCTGTTCGCCGTTATGGCGCATCTGGGTCCTAACACCGTCATGTTTGCCGGTGTAATCATGGCAGACAACCTGTCAGGTGGTCTGGCAACTGCAGCCTTCATAGCCTACCTCTCTGGCCTGACCAATATTTCCTTTACCGCCATGCAATATGCGATCTTCAGCTCGATCATGACGCTCTTTCCCAAGATCCTTGCCGGATTCTCCGGCACTGTGGTCGATGCAGTCGGTTATAGCTGGTTCTTTGTAGGCACAGCCTTGATTGGCGTTCCTGTGCTGTATCTGGTGGTTCTGGCCAGTCGCATGACTGCGCTCAATGCAGCGGAAAAACCCGAACCAAAGCCAAAATAG
- the ptsN gene encoding PTS IIA-like nitrogen regulatory protein PtsN, whose amino-acid sequence MDISSILSPSGVIPALRSGAKKAVLEELAEKAAEVTGREAGEIFSVLLDREKLGSTGVGGGVAIPHGKLADLDRLHMIFARAQNPIEFDAVDEHPVDLFCMLIAPEEAGADHLKALARISRLLRNQGMCDKLRGAGSADAIYALLTQDEAEQAA is encoded by the coding sequence ATGGACATATCATCGATACTTTCCCCTTCGGGGGTGATACCGGCCTTGCGGTCCGGCGCGAAAAAAGCTGTCCTTGAGGAACTTGCCGAAAAGGCAGCGGAAGTTACCGGGCGTGAAGCAGGCGAAATTTTTTCCGTTCTGCTTGATCGCGAGAAACTTGGCAGCACCGGCGTAGGTGGCGGCGTCGCGATTCCGCATGGCAAGCTGGCTGATCTCGACCGATTACACATGATCTTTGCGCGTGCGCAAAACCCGATCGAGTTCGATGCCGTTGACGAACATCCTGTCGATTTGTTCTGCATGTTGATAGCACCGGAAGAAGCCGGTGCCGACCATCTGAAGGCACTGGCGCGGATTTCCCGTCTGCTGCGTAATCAGGGTATGTGCGACAAGTTGCGCGGCGCTGGTTCAGCCGATGCGATCTATGCACTGCTGACCCAGGATGAGGCCGAACAGGCCGCTTGA